The proteins below come from a single Chitinophaga pinensis DSM 2588 genomic window:
- a CDS encoding ribonuclease H-like domain-containing protein: MLPNISLDQLLLLDIETTPAVATFNNLPDNMQSLWTDKIAKTLPESGDATEAYAERAGIYAEFGKIVCISVGFFYVENGRYQLRIKSIHGDDEKVLLNSFLELVNKFHTKFPRFQFAGHNIKEFDIPFICRRSVIHQLSLPLPLQIHGFKPWELPMLDTMQLWRFGDFKNYTSLKLLTAIMGIPTPKDDIDGSMVGRVYWQDHDLDRIASYCQKDVVAVGQLLMRFKGVPLLEAEDVVYTK, translated from the coding sequence GTGCTACCGAATATATCTTTAGATCAGTTACTGTTGCTTGATATTGAGACAACTCCTGCTGTAGCGACTTTTAATAATTTACCTGACAATATGCAGTCGCTCTGGACGGACAAAATTGCAAAAACTTTGCCAGAATCAGGGGACGCGACAGAAGCATACGCAGAGCGGGCAGGGATCTATGCCGAATTCGGCAAAATTGTTTGTATTTCAGTGGGTTTCTTTTACGTGGAAAATGGTCGTTATCAGCTTCGTATAAAATCCATCCATGGTGACGATGAAAAAGTTTTATTAAACAGTTTTTTAGAATTAGTAAATAAATTTCATACGAAGTTTCCACGATTTCAGTTTGCCGGGCACAATATCAAAGAATTTGATATTCCTTTTATTTGCAGGCGATCTGTCATTCATCAGCTATCTTTGCCGCTGCCTTTACAGATACACGGCTTCAAACCCTGGGAGCTGCCTATGTTGGATACCATGCAGTTATGGCGTTTCGGAGATTTTAAGAATTATACTTCCCTGAAACTGCTGACGGCAATCATGGGTATTCCGACACCAAAAGACGATATTGACGGTAGTATGGTAGGCCGGGTATACTGGCAGGATCATGACCTGGATAGAATAGCCAGTTATTGCCAGAAAGACGTGGTAGCCGTAGGGCAGCTGCTGATGCGCTTCAAGGGAGTACCTCTGCTGGAAGCAGAAGACGTAGTATATACAAAATAA
- the murI gene encoding glutamate racemase, whose protein sequence is MTGPIGVFDSGYGGLTVLKEIVATLPQYDYIYFGDNARAPYGNRGFDTIHTYTLQCVQHLFDMGCPLVILACNTASARALRTIQQKDLPRIAPDRRVLGVIRPTTEMVGTLTQSGEVGILATKGTVASESYPIEINKFFPHVKVHQLACPMWVPIIENGEADSEGADYFVKKYLDQILTDAPDIDTLVLACTHYPILTKKIRQFLPGGITLLSQGKIVAHGLKDYLHRHPEMEVRLSKNGGRKYFTTDDPVIFEKQTEIFLGETVKTEYIAP, encoded by the coding sequence ATGACGGGACCTATCGGTGTGTTTGATTCAGGTTACGGCGGACTGACCGTACTCAAAGAGATTGTGGCTACACTGCCGCAATACGACTATATCTATTTTGGTGACAATGCCCGTGCACCCTACGGTAACCGTGGCTTTGACACGATTCATACTTATACGCTGCAATGTGTACAACACCTGTTTGACATGGGTTGTCCGCTGGTGATCCTTGCCTGTAATACGGCTTCTGCACGTGCCCTGCGCACCATCCAGCAGAAAGATCTCCCGCGTATAGCACCCGACCGCCGGGTACTGGGTGTGATCAGACCTACCACAGAAATGGTTGGTACATTGACCCAAAGCGGCGAAGTAGGTATTCTTGCTACCAAAGGTACAGTCGCTTCCGAGTCCTACCCGATAGAGATCAACAAGTTCTTCCCACATGTAAAGGTGCACCAGCTGGCCTGTCCGATGTGGGTACCCATCATAGAAAACGGAGAAGCCGACAGTGAAGGTGCTGACTACTTTGTTAAAAAATACCTGGACCAGATCCTTACCGATGCACCGGATATCGATACGCTGGTACTGGCCTGCACCCACTACCCTATTCTCACTAAGAAGATCAGACAGTTCCTGCCGGGAGGCATTACCCTGCTTTCTCAGGGTAAGATCGTCGCACATGGGCTGAAAGACTATCTCCATCGTCATCCTGAGATGGAAGTGCGTCTTAGTAAGAATGGCGGAAGGAAATATTTCACTACGGATGATCCGGTGATCTTTGAGAAACAGACGGAGATCTTTTTGGGGGAGACGGTGAAGACAGAATACATAGCGCCCTGA
- a CDS encoding ABC-F family ATP-binding cassette domain-containing protein: MISVKNVSLSFGKRVLFDEVNLNFTKGNCYGVIGANGAGKSTFLKILSGEIDATKGTVEITPGERMSVLKQNHFEFDEVTVLNTVLMGNKKLWEIAHERDAIYAKADFTEEDGMRAGELEAEYGEMGGYTAESDAGVLLGDLGVKEDVQSLLMKDLSGNLKVRVLLAQALFGNPDILLLDEPTNHLDVETIGWLENFLADYENIVIVVSHDRHFLDAVCTHVADVDRAKIQIFSGNYSFWYESSQLMARQIADKNKKMEDKRKDLMDFIARFSANASKSKQATSRKKALEKLVIEDIQPSNRKYPGIIFKQQREVGNQILNVEKLEKSIEGNTLFSNVTFTVNKGDKIAFLAKEHLALTTFFEIINGEQQADGGKYEWGTTVTSAYLPNDNAEFFKDPSLNLMDWLRQFVPPHVTDVDEPFLRGFLGKMLFSGDEIMKKTSVLSGGEKVRCMTSRMMLQDPNVVVLDEPTNHLDLESIQSFNESMMNFKGIVLFTTHDHTFMQSVANRIIEITPKGIIDRLMSFDEYLADDRVKALREEMYGERVAIS, from the coding sequence ATGATCAGTGTTAAAAACGTATCGCTTTCTTTCGGAAAAAGGGTGTTGTTTGATGAAGTTAACCTCAATTTCACCAAAGGTAACTGTTATGGCGTGATAGGCGCTAACGGAGCCGGTAAATCCACTTTTCTCAAGATATTATCCGGCGAGATCGACGCTACCAAGGGTACCGTTGAGATCACTCCGGGTGAACGTATGAGTGTTCTGAAACAGAACCACTTCGAATTTGATGAGGTTACGGTACTGAACACAGTACTGATGGGTAACAAGAAGCTGTGGGAAATCGCTCACGAAAGAGATGCGATCTATGCCAAAGCTGATTTTACCGAAGAGGATGGTATGCGTGCCGGTGAGCTCGAAGCTGAGTATGGCGAAATGGGCGGATACACTGCCGAAAGTGATGCAGGGGTATTGCTGGGCGACCTGGGTGTAAAAGAAGATGTACAAAGTCTCCTGATGAAGGACCTGAGTGGTAACCTGAAAGTGCGCGTGCTCCTGGCACAGGCCCTGTTTGGTAACCCTGATATACTGCTGCTGGATGAGCCTACCAACCACCTGGACGTTGAAACGATCGGTTGGTTGGAGAACTTCCTGGCTGATTATGAGAACATTGTGATCGTAGTATCGCACGACCGTCACTTCCTGGATGCGGTTTGTACCCATGTGGCTGACGTTGACCGCGCTAAGATCCAGATCTTCTCCGGTAACTATAGCTTCTGGTATGAGTCTTCACAGCTGATGGCCCGTCAGATCGCCGATAAGAACAAGAAAATGGAAGATAAACGTAAGGACCTGATGGACTTCATTGCCCGATTCAGTGCCAACGCTTCCAAAAGTAAACAGGCGACTTCCCGTAAAAAGGCCCTGGAAAAACTGGTTATCGAAGATATCCAGCCTTCCAACCGTAAATATCCTGGTATCATCTTCAAGCAACAGCGCGAAGTAGGTAACCAGATCCTGAATGTGGAAAAACTGGAGAAATCCATTGAAGGTAATACTCTGTTCAGTAACGTAACTTTCACCGTGAATAAAGGTGATAAGATCGCGTTCCTGGCCAAGGAACACCTGGCCCTGACCACTTTCTTCGAAATCATCAATGGCGAACAGCAGGCTGATGGTGGTAAATATGAGTGGGGTACTACCGTTACCTCCGCTTATCTGCCAAACGATAACGCCGAGTTCTTTAAAGATCCCTCCCTGAACCTGATGGACTGGTTACGCCAGTTCGTGCCACCACACGTTACTGACGTGGATGAGCCGTTCCTGCGTGGCTTCCTGGGTAAAATGCTGTTTAGCGGTGACGAGATCATGAAGAAAACCAGCGTATTGAGCGGTGGTGAGAAAGTTCGTTGTATGACCAGCCGTATGATGCTGCAGGATCCTAACGTAGTGGTGCTGGACGAACCAACCAACCACCTTGACCTGGAATCTATCCAGTCTTTCAACGAAAGTATGATGAACTTCAAGGGTATCGTACTGTTCACTACCCATGACCATACCTTCATGCAGTCAGTAGCTAATCGTATCATCGAGATTACGCCTAAAGGTATTATCGACAGACTGATGAGCTTTGACGAATATCTGGCTGATGACAGGGTGAAAGCACTGAGAGAAGAGATGTATGGTGAAAGAGTAGCGATTTCTTAA
- a CDS encoding response regulator gives MAENTKQVYVVDDDEIFHFILKKLFEQQDDQLKVTSFLCAEDALARLQQPDNQRLPSLIILDMNMQRMNGWDFIEAYRDIKSSLSQQIPIIMCSSSIDMRDMQKVKRTPELKAYITKPLDSVKMQQIKDYLS, from the coding sequence ATGGCGGAAAACACTAAACAGGTGTATGTTGTTGACGACGATGAAATATTCCATTTCATTCTGAAAAAGTTGTTCGAGCAACAGGACGATCAGCTCAAGGTGACATCCTTCCTCTGTGCGGAAGATGCGCTGGCCCGTTTACAACAACCTGATAACCAGCGCCTGCCATCCCTGATCATCCTGGATATGAACATGCAACGCATGAATGGCTGGGACTTTATCGAAGCCTACCGTGATATCAAATCCAGCCTGAGTCAGCAGATCCCTATCATCATGTGTTCTTCCTCTATCGATATGCGCGATATGCAGAAAGTAAAACGTACACCAGAGTTGAAGGCTTACATCACCAAGCCCCTGGATTCAGTAAAAATGCAGCAGATCAAAGATTATTTGTCTTAA
- a CDS encoding S9 family peptidase, which produces MRKAAAFIMMLSGMGLFACKENKKSMSAEIKTIKPPVAEQRDTTMTIHGDARVDKYYWMNDRNDPEVISYLTAENNYLDTIMEPHKELRKKLYEEMRGRIMETDASVPYLKNGYYYYSRYETGKEYPIYCRKKGSLEATEEIILNVNVLAVGHQYYQVGAISVSPDAQWLAYGVDTVSRRKYTIYIKNLQTGEVLADAIPETSGSAAWAGDNKTFFYTVKNPVTLREERVMRHVTGTDVQADKEIFNEKDETFYVEVQRSKSGKFIMIESSSTVSTEYRILDASKPDGAFRIFEPRKRDHLYEIDHQDDKFYVVTNWDAVNFRLMECGLEKTARENWKEVIAHRADVLLQGIELFRHHMVLSERKNGLTQLRVINSQTKEDHYLQFEEPAYVASVSINPEFDTKTLRYSYTSMQTPVSTYDYDMDTKKTELRKRQEVLGGYDPKNYVTERLYVTARDGVKVPVSLVYKKGFEKNGKMPLLLYGYGSYGYSIEPGFNSNRLSLLDRGFAYAIAHIRGGEEMGRQWYEDGKLFRKMNTFNDFIDCAEYLVKAHYTDSSHLYAMGGSAGGLLMGAIVNMRPGLWNGVIAAVPFVDVITTMLDESIPLTTGEFDEWGNPKKKDYYDYMKAYSPYDNVKAQAYPNMLVTTGLHDSQVQYWEPAKWVAKLRELKTDNHMLLMHTNMEAGHGGASGRFKALEDVALQYAFLLDLEGK; this is translated from the coding sequence ATGAGGAAAGCCGCTGCATTTATCATGATGTTGTCAGGCATGGGCCTGTTTGCCTGTAAGGAAAATAAGAAAAGTATGTCAGCCGAAATTAAAACGATAAAGCCGCCGGTAGCGGAACAGAGAGATACGACAATGACCATTCACGGAGACGCCAGGGTAGACAAATACTACTGGATGAACGACCGGAATGACCCCGAAGTGATCAGTTATCTGACAGCGGAGAATAACTATCTCGATACCATCATGGAACCGCATAAGGAGCTGAGAAAGAAGTTGTACGAAGAGATGCGGGGCCGTATCATGGAAACTGACGCCAGCGTGCCTTATCTGAAAAACGGGTACTACTATTACAGCCGTTACGAAACAGGAAAGGAATATCCTATCTACTGTCGTAAAAAAGGCAGTCTGGAGGCTACGGAAGAAATCATCCTCAACGTGAATGTACTGGCGGTTGGGCATCAGTACTACCAGGTAGGCGCTATATCAGTCAGTCCGGATGCACAGTGGCTGGCTTATGGCGTAGACACGGTAAGCCGTCGTAAATACACCATCTACATCAAGAACCTGCAGACAGGTGAAGTACTGGCAGATGCTATTCCGGAAACCTCCGGCAGCGCAGCCTGGGCAGGCGATAACAAGACCTTTTTCTATACAGTTAAAAACCCGGTTACACTCAGGGAAGAACGCGTGATGCGCCATGTAACAGGAACGGATGTACAGGCTGATAAGGAGATCTTCAACGAGAAAGATGAAACCTTCTATGTGGAAGTACAACGTTCTAAATCCGGTAAGTTCATCATGATAGAGAGCAGCAGCACTGTATCAACGGAATACCGCATCCTCGATGCGTCTAAACCTGATGGCGCTTTCCGTATTTTCGAACCACGCAAACGTGATCATCTTTATGAGATCGATCATCAGGATGATAAATTCTATGTTGTAACCAACTGGGATGCGGTGAACTTCAGACTAATGGAATGCGGACTGGAAAAGACTGCCCGTGAGAACTGGAAAGAGGTTATTGCACATCGTGCCGATGTACTTTTACAAGGTATTGAACTGTTCCGTCATCATATGGTGCTTAGCGAACGCAAAAATGGTCTGACACAACTGCGGGTGATCAACTCCCAGACAAAAGAAGACCACTACCTGCAGTTCGAAGAACCCGCTTATGTAGCTTCTGTTTCGATCAATCCTGAATTTGATACAAAGACACTCCGTTATTCTTATACCTCCATGCAGACGCCGGTATCTACCTACGACTATGACATGGATACAAAGAAAACAGAGCTGCGTAAAAGACAGGAAGTACTGGGTGGCTATGATCCCAAAAACTACGTAACAGAACGTCTGTATGTGACTGCGAGAGATGGGGTAAAAGTACCGGTATCACTGGTGTATAAAAAAGGATTCGAGAAGAATGGTAAGATGCCGCTGTTATTATACGGATATGGTTCCTATGGTTATAGCATAGAGCCGGGATTCAACAGCAACCGTTTAAGTTTGCTGGACAGAGGTTTTGCTTATGCCATCGCACATATCAGAGGTGGTGAGGAAATGGGCAGACAATGGTATGAAGACGGTAAACTGTTCAGGAAAATGAACACCTTTAACGACTTCATTGATTGTGCCGAATACCTGGTGAAAGCGCATTACACTGACAGTTCACATCTCTATGCAATGGGCGGCAGCGCCGGTGGCTTATTGATGGGCGCTATTGTGAATATGCGTCCGGGCTTGTGGAATGGCGTAATCGCAGCAGTTCCTTTTGTAGATGTGATCACTACGATGCTGGATGAAAGTATTCCTTTGACGACAGGCGAGTTTGACGAGTGGGGTAATCCGAAGAAAAAGGATTACTACGACTATATGAAAGCGTATTCTCCTTACGATAATGTAAAGGCACAGGCCTATCCGAACATGCTGGTGACGACAGGGCTGCATGATTCACAGGTGCAGTATTGGGAGCCTGCGAAATGGGTAGCTAAACTCCGTGAACTGAAAACGGATAATCATATGCTACTCATGCATACCAATATGGAAGCCGGTCATGGTGGCGCTTCCGGCCGTTTTAAAGCGCTGGAAGATGTCGCATTACAATATGCGTTCCTGTTGGATCTGGAAGGAAAGTGA
- a CDS encoding carbonic anhydrase, translating to MTSYDEIFENNRLWVANKTAGDKAFFEKLAKEQNPDYLYIGCSDSRVPTNEILGLDAGEVFVHRNIANLVNSVDLNVMSVINYAVRHLSVKHIVVCGHYNCGGVKAAMQSADLGLLNPWLRNIRDVYRLHRQELDAIEEPNARFNRLVELNVQEQCINVIKTAAVQQSYVNKGYPVVHGWVYDLYTGNLIDLKIDFEGILHNIQEIYDLTGQGLMKKKDDQ from the coding sequence ATGACCAGTTACGATGAAATCTTCGAGAATAACCGTCTCTGGGTAGCCAATAAGACTGCCGGAGACAAGGCTTTTTTTGAAAAGCTGGCAAAGGAACAGAATCCCGATTATCTGTACATTGGTTGCAGCGACAGCCGCGTACCAACCAACGAGATCCTGGGCCTGGATGCCGGAGAAGTATTCGTACACCGCAACATCGCCAACCTCGTTAACAGCGTGGACCTGAACGTGATGTCGGTGATCAATTACGCTGTACGCCATCTCAGCGTAAAACACATCGTTGTCTGCGGTCACTATAACTGCGGAGGCGTAAAAGCCGCTATGCAGTCCGCCGACCTGGGACTTCTGAATCCATGGCTCCGCAACATCCGTGACGTATACCGCCTGCACCGTCAGGAGCTGGACGCTATCGAAGAGCCCAACGCCCGCTTTAACAGACTCGTAGAACTGAACGTACAGGAGCAATGTATCAACGTAATTAAAACAGCCGCTGTACAGCAATCCTATGTAAATAAAGGCTACCCTGTCGTACATGGCTGGGTATACGACCTTTATACCGGTAACCTGATCGATCTCAAAATTGACTTTGAAGGTATCCTGCACAACATCCAGGAAATATACGACCTCACCGGCCAGGGCCTCATGAAAAAAAAGGATGATCAATGA
- a CDS encoding Gfo/Idh/MocA family protein: MTDNSRRKFLRDLGGTAALLGAGSLAAFGKEQVHLLTPDTRISANDKIRIGCIGMGIMGFGDVETALKVPGVEFVAAADLYTGHLDKVKEVYGKDIFTTRDYRELLNRKDVDAVIVATPDHWHDTISIDAMEKGKAVYCEKPMVQQIEEGHKVIATQQRTKAVFQVGSQRVSSIALLEAKKRYEAGEIGQLNVVEARMDRHDALGAWQYSIPPDATPANVDFDTFLKDTAKIPFDPVRFFRWRNYKAYGTGIPGDLFVHLISGLHFITGSLGPERIYASGNLVQWKDGRDVPDVVVAIFDYPETKTHPAFQMTLRVNFADGGGGGEFTRFIGTEGVLELGWDDFKIKKHKLSQAPGYGGWDTWNTFTKSTQDAYVKQYNEKYPADLRKPAQRSENAYAAPQGYDSRKDHFINFFESMRTGKAVVEDATFGLRAAGPALVTNESYFSKKVVHWDAQKMRIV; this comes from the coding sequence ATGACAGACAACTCCAGGAGAAAATTCCTCCGTGACCTCGGAGGTACAGCCGCCTTGCTGGGCGCCGGTTCATTGGCCGCATTCGGGAAAGAGCAGGTACATCTGCTGACACCTGACACCCGCATCTCTGCCAACGACAAAATCCGCATCGGATGCATTGGTATGGGCATTATGGGCTTCGGGGATGTGGAAACCGCCCTCAAAGTACCCGGTGTCGAATTTGTAGCCGCCGCCGACCTCTATACCGGGCATCTTGATAAGGTGAAGGAAGTTTATGGAAAAGATATTTTCACGACCCGTGACTACCGTGAACTGCTCAACAGAAAAGATGTCGACGCTGTGATCGTCGCCACGCCCGACCACTGGCATGACACTATCTCTATCGATGCCATGGAAAAAGGGAAAGCCGTGTACTGCGAAAAACCAATGGTGCAGCAGATTGAAGAAGGGCATAAAGTGATTGCCACACAACAGCGCACAAAGGCCGTTTTTCAGGTGGGTAGCCAGCGGGTAAGCAGTATAGCCCTCCTGGAGGCAAAGAAGCGCTACGAGGCCGGAGAAATAGGTCAGCTGAACGTTGTGGAAGCGCGTATGGACCGTCATGACGCATTAGGCGCCTGGCAATACTCCATCCCGCCGGATGCCACTCCCGCCAATGTGGATTTTGACACCTTCCTGAAAGATACCGCCAAAATACCTTTTGATCCCGTACGCTTCTTCCGCTGGCGCAATTATAAAGCCTACGGCACCGGTATCCCGGGCGACCTGTTCGTACACCTTATTTCCGGTCTGCATTTTATCACCGGCTCCCTGGGCCCGGAACGTATCTACGCCAGCGGTAACCTGGTACAGTGGAAGGACGGACGTGATGTACCGGATGTGGTAGTGGCTATATTCGATTATCCGGAGACCAAAACACACCCGGCTTTCCAGATGACCTTACGTGTAAACTTCGCCGATGGCGGCGGGGGAGGAGAATTTACCCGCTTTATCGGTACAGAAGGCGTACTGGAACTGGGCTGGGATGATTTTAAGATCAAAAAACATAAGCTGTCCCAGGCGCCCGGTTATGGTGGATGGGATACCTGGAATACCTTTACCAAGAGTACCCAGGACGCTTATGTGAAGCAATACAACGAGAAATACCCGGCTGACCTGCGTAAACCTGCCCAGCGCTCTGAAAACGCCTATGCGGCTCCGCAGGGCTATGACTCCCGTAAAGACCATTTTATCAACTTTTTTGAGTCTATGCGGACAGGCAAAGCGGTCGTGGAGGATGCCACCTTTGGCTTACGTGCAGCGGGTCCTGCATTGGTTACCAATGAAAGTTATTTCAGTAAAAAAGTGGTACACTGGGATGCGCAAAAAATGAGAATTGTGTAA
- a CDS encoding EcsC family protein — MDVYMQQVNKDLRTWQKAMQRGISLPGRLTRGVQKKINKVIPEKVHRAMTAAIKQMTRGVISGAGFTSPAPVYEHDLAVRESRVRSRIEFYKTTAATEGALTGAGGILLGLADFPLFLTIKMKMLFDLAALYGYNTDDYKERLFILHIFFITFSTQDFRNKLYPLIADWDNYSRDLPEDIHAFDWRNFQQQYRDYLDVAKLLQLMPVIGAAVGAYVNHRLTDKLGKSAMNAYRLRLLKQL, encoded by the coding sequence ATGGACGTTTATATGCAACAGGTCAATAAGGACCTCAGAACATGGCAGAAGGCCATGCAGCGCGGCATTAGCCTGCCGGGCAGACTCACCCGCGGGGTCCAGAAAAAGATCAATAAGGTCATTCCTGAGAAGGTACACCGTGCCATGACGGCCGCCATCAAACAAATGACCAGGGGCGTGATCTCAGGCGCCGGCTTTACCAGTCCGGCGCCGGTCTACGAACATGACCTGGCCGTCAGGGAAAGCAGGGTCCGTTCCAGGATTGAATTCTATAAAACAACCGCCGCTACCGAAGGAGCTCTGACCGGCGCCGGTGGTATTCTCTTAGGACTGGCCGATTTCCCCCTCTTTCTGACTATCAAAATGAAAATGCTGTTTGACCTTGCCGCCCTTTACGGCTACAACACAGACGACTATAAAGAGCGGCTATTCATTCTTCACATATTTTTCATCACCTTTTCCACACAGGATTTCCGTAATAAACTCTATCCCCTCATTGCTGACTGGGACAATTACAGCCGGGACCTGCCGGAAGATATCCACGCCTTTGACTGGCGTAACTTCCAGCAGCAATACCGGGATTACCTGGATGTCGCCAAATTGCTGCAATTAATGCCTGTAATCGGCGCAGCTGTAGGCGCTTATGTGAATCACCGGCTGACCGACAAACTGGGTAAGAGCGCTATGAATGCCTACAGACTACGACTGTTGAAACAGTTATGA
- the holA gene encoding DNA polymerase III subunit delta: MEYQDIIKDWKQKKFRPLYWLEGEEDFFIDQVSNYAEHHLLDEAERGFNLTVLYGKDTDWSTVINACRRYPMFAERQVVVLKEAQSMKDILKLEAYVDNPLSSTVFVVAHKQGKIDGRSKMAKLIKEKGVLLSTKKMYDNQLPAWVDAFVSSLGRAISQKAGILLVDHIGNDLSRMANEIEKLLVNLAPDKKIDENDIEKYVGISKEYNVFELQNALGQKDISKVMRIIGYFAANPKAGPIQMVLPALYNFFSKMSMVFGVKGGEKEIAAAIGVHPFFVKDYVNAARQYGLEGTEKAILLLHAYNLRSIGINDSGVEDGELMKELVYKLMY; encoded by the coding sequence ATGGAATATCAGGATATTATAAAAGACTGGAAGCAAAAGAAGTTCCGCCCTCTCTACTGGCTGGAAGGGGAAGAAGATTTCTTCATCGATCAGGTCAGCAATTATGCAGAACATCACCTGCTGGATGAAGCGGAAAGAGGTTTTAACCTGACCGTCCTGTATGGTAAAGACACGGATTGGAGTACGGTGATCAACGCCTGCCGCCGTTATCCGATGTTTGCCGAAAGACAGGTCGTGGTACTGAAAGAAGCCCAGTCAATGAAAGATATCCTGAAACTGGAGGCATATGTCGATAATCCCTTGTCTTCCACTGTTTTCGTGGTGGCGCATAAGCAGGGTAAGATCGATGGGCGCAGCAAGATGGCTAAACTGATCAAGGAAAAGGGCGTGTTGTTGAGTACCAAGAAGATGTATGATAACCAGTTGCCTGCCTGGGTAGATGCCTTTGTCAGCAGCCTGGGTAGGGCTATTTCTCAGAAAGCAGGTATCCTGCTGGTTGATCATATCGGTAACGACCTGTCCAGGATGGCCAATGAAATAGAAAAACTGCTGGTTAACCTCGCGCCCGATAAGAAGATAGACGAGAATGATATTGAGAAATATGTTGGTATCAGTAAGGAATATAATGTGTTCGAACTACAGAATGCCCTCGGACAGAAAGATATCTCCAAAGTAATGCGCATCATCGGTTATTTCGCGGCCAATCCTAAAGCCGGTCCTATCCAGATGGTACTGCCTGCCCTTTATAATTTCTTCAGTAAAATGAGTATGGTGTTTGGCGTAAAAGGGGGAGAAAAGGAGATTGCAGCCGCTATAGGCGTCCATCCCTTCTTTGTGAAAGACTATGTCAACGCTGCCCGTCAATATGGCCTGGAAGGTACAGAAAAGGCCATTCTGCTATTACATGCCTATAACCTCCGCAGCATTGGTATCAATGACAGCGGGGTAGAAGACGGTGAACTGATGAAGGAATTAGTGTATAAACTGATGTATTGA
- a CDS encoding bifunctional riboflavin kinase/FAD synthetase, whose translation MRIHRDLTHLPALRQAVITIGTFDGVHSGHRYIIQQLQETAAACDGETVIITFDPHPREVLQPGGPPVKLLTTLDEKIELLSKEGIDHLVIVPFTREFSELSAQAYLEEFLIEQFNPHTIIIGYDHRFGHNREGGLELLEAEQNRYGFRLIEIPQQVVHDLAVSSTKIRKSLQEGNIQLANELLGYPYFVEGTVIHGDKMGRQLGFPTANIAVSDVRKLIPVEGIYAIRVYLDKQSTPLNGVMSIGTRPTFNGADLRVEAHIFDFSEEIYDKVIRVELISYIRANQKFDNIDALVAQMHKDSQEARTVLAS comes from the coding sequence ATGCGGATACACAGGGACCTCACCCATTTGCCAGCTTTGAGGCAGGCGGTTATTACTATCGGAACTTTCGACGGCGTACACAGCGGCCATCGTTATATTATACAGCAATTACAGGAAACGGCAGCCGCCTGTGACGGCGAGACTGTGATTATTACTTTCGATCCGCATCCGCGGGAAGTATTGCAGCCCGGCGGTCCTCCCGTAAAACTGCTGACTACCCTCGATGAAAAGATCGAACTGCTGTCAAAAGAAGGGATAGACCACCTGGTGATCGTTCCTTTTACCCGCGAATTCTCAGAACTCTCAGCCCAGGCTTACCTGGAAGAATTCCTCATAGAGCAGTTCAACCCACATACCATCATCATCGGCTACGACCACCGTTTCGGACATAACCGCGAAGGCGGACTCGAACTACTGGAAGCGGAGCAGAACAGATATGGCTTCCGGCTGATAGAAATACCTCAGCAGGTCGTACATGACCTGGCAGTAAGCTCCACCAAGATCCGTAAAAGTCTGCAGGAGGGCAATATCCAGCTGGCCAATGAATTACTGGGTTATCCCTATTTCGTAGAAGGCACTGTGATTCACGGAGATAAGATGGGTCGTCAACTGGGCTTCCCTACGGCTAATATAGCTGTGTCCGATGTCCGTAAACTCATACCGGTAGAAGGTATTTATGCTATCAGGGTCTATCTGGACAAACAAAGTACCCCTCTGAACGGGGTAATGAGCATAGGCACCCGTCCTACTTTTAACGGCGCTGACCTCCGGGTGGAGGCGCATATCTTTGATTTCAGTGAGGAGATTTATGACAAAGTCATAAGAGTAGAGCTGATCAGCTATATCAGGGCCAACCAGAAGTTTGACAATATCGATGCACTGGTCGCCCAGATGCATAAAGATAGCCAGGAAGCCAGGACAGTGCTGGCATCCTGA